In Prosthecochloris sp. GSB1, the following proteins share a genomic window:
- a CDS encoding YgaP family membrane protein has translation MQKNVGTVDRTVRILLGSVMIAAALVFHGWWFLIGIVPLFTGIVGYCPLYSLFGLNTAEGYDFTVGYLAPHEVKAGKEQ, from the coding sequence ATGCAGAAAAACGTTGGCACTGTCGACAGGACCGTCAGGATCTTGCTCGGCTCGGTGATGATCGCCGCCGCGCTGGTCTTTCACGGCTGGTGGTTTCTTATCGGTATCGTTCCCCTGTTCACCGGTATCGTGGGGTACTGTCCGCTCTATTCCCTTTTCGGGCTCAACACTGCCGAAGGGTACGATTTTACCGTGGGCTACCTGGCTCCTCACGAAGTAAAGGCCGGCAAGGAACAGTGA
- a CDS encoding DsrE family protein: MRMLRNTAAALVLLAMFMVPVRSNADDAKGLFVVVTSADVQTQMMAMVLSTKTVEQGKSVRMLLCGPGGELALKEAKQVMVKPLDKSPQMLLKGLIKNGVVVEVCPLFLPNRGGSPADLIEGVAVAKPPVVAEKLREDGVKLFTF, encoded by the coding sequence ATGCGTATGCTAAGAAATACCGCTGCAGCACTGGTTTTGCTCGCGATGTTCATGGTTCCGGTCCGTTCGAACGCTGACGATGCGAAAGGGTTGTTCGTCGTCGTGACGTCGGCCGACGTTCAGACGCAGATGATGGCCATGGTGCTGTCGACGAAAACCGTCGAGCAGGGCAAAAGCGTCCGGATGCTCCTCTGCGGTCCCGGCGGCGAACTCGCGCTGAAAGAGGCCAAACAGGTCATGGTCAAGCCGCTCGACAAATCGCCCCAGATGCTCCTGAAGGGACTTATCAAGAATGGCGTGGTCGTCGAGGTGTGCCCGCTGTTCCTACCCAACAGGGGAGGCTCGCCGGCCGATCTCATCGAGGGTGTCGCGGTCGCCAAGCCCCCGGTTGTCGCCGAAAAGCTCCGCGAGGACGGCGTCAAGCTCTTCACGTTCTGA
- the pepN gene encoding aminopeptidase N, with protein MTFSVDTENILTREAAESRSALVSNTRYTLELTLKEHAAGYRGHCIVEFDYRHGGTDHLKLDFITREIHAVTLNGMATEEYLRGDFAIYLKREHLREGRNTLEVAYTSQFDNTGSGFHKFHDPEDGEEYMHTDFEPYDAHRLFPCFDQPDSKASYRLTVNGPSKWTYIHNTLPEDTRTEGDEVTIAFKRTAVFSTYLFALVVGPYAGWEDRYDRIPLGIYCRKSLAKHMDPENIFAVTREAMATLEAYFDYPYPYDKYDQVFVPEFNFGAMENVGCVTFSEHYVFRHKKLYSEHLNRANTITHEMVHMWFGDLVTMKWWNDLWLNESFADYLSYFAMSRGTLFSDALEHMYVRKEWAYQQDQYSTTHPIAASARDTIEAFSNFDGISYSKGASVLRQLQYYIGNEAFRAAIGHYFRRFAEQNTTLDDFLSIMSETSGIDIVAWSRQWLETTGVNTLLSRIEDGRLMIEQQGSAQNDLIRQHAMEFTGYRQIGGALVENETHKIIIDGKTAEAELKSDTAFVILNTHDYDYVKVFYSQDALAIARRSLHTIEDPFARRLVWGSLWQMVRDNAFPPTEFIETGIELATEEKDLSILNSHIIAKIKAVVSAYLTDENRAIWMPRLNTMARERLARPENSEHEQIIWFGLLLETALLSDELDYLHALVTGAESIASLDIDQEKRWNIIARLMACGHRDAEELFSHEKKLDKSDLGQKKAFMVQASRPDSAEKETCWQEFTEKSSRSTDFLRYGMKGFQWRMQKDLLAPYVDRFFDAVENVYSKRDVHYAEAFGHFLFPTWRQTPDMIEKIETFLDEKDKNGGDLPALLRKLLIEQADDLKRVLPIMEKQRG; from the coding sequence ATGACATTTTCCGTGGATACTGAAAACATTCTCACCCGGGAAGCGGCCGAAAGCCGCAGCGCCCTGGTTTCCAATACCCGCTACACCCTTGAACTCACCCTGAAAGAGCATGCCGCCGGGTACCGGGGGCATTGCATTGTTGAGTTCGACTACCGCCATGGAGGCACGGACCACCTCAAGCTTGATTTCATCACCAGAGAGATCCATGCCGTTACGCTCAACGGCATGGCAACGGAGGAGTATCTCAGGGGTGATTTCGCCATCTATCTCAAGAGAGAGCATCTCAGAGAGGGGCGCAATACGCTGGAGGTCGCCTACACCAGCCAGTTCGACAACACCGGCTCGGGCTTTCACAAGTTTCACGATCCCGAGGACGGTGAAGAGTACATGCATACCGACTTCGAGCCCTACGATGCACACCGTCTCTTCCCCTGCTTCGACCAGCCCGACAGCAAGGCATCGTACCGGCTCACGGTAAACGGACCATCGAAATGGACCTATATCCACAACACCCTGCCGGAGGACACCCGGACAGAGGGTGACGAGGTGACGATTGCGTTCAAGCGCACGGCGGTCTTTTCCACCTACCTCTTTGCGCTGGTCGTGGGACCTTACGCCGGCTGGGAAGATCGATACGACCGGATACCGCTCGGGATCTACTGCCGGAAGTCGCTCGCGAAACACATGGATCCGGAAAACATCTTTGCCGTCACCAGGGAAGCCATGGCCACACTGGAGGCCTACTTCGACTACCCCTATCCGTACGACAAGTACGACCAGGTTTTTGTGCCGGAATTCAATTTCGGTGCCATGGAAAACGTGGGCTGCGTCACCTTCAGCGAACACTATGTCTTCCGCCATAAAAAGCTCTACAGCGAGCACCTGAACCGCGCCAACACCATCACCCACGAGATGGTGCACATGTGGTTCGGCGACCTGGTGACCATGAAATGGTGGAACGACCTCTGGCTCAACGAAAGCTTTGCCGACTACCTCTCCTATTTCGCCATGTCCAGGGGCACGCTGTTCAGCGATGCGCTGGAACATATGTATGTCCGCAAGGAATGGGCCTATCAGCAGGATCAGTATTCCACAACCCACCCCATTGCCGCCTCGGCCCGCGATACCATCGAGGCCTTCAGCAATTTTGACGGCATCAGCTACTCCAAGGGCGCCTCGGTGCTTCGCCAGCTTCAGTACTATATCGGCAACGAGGCCTTCCGCGCCGCCATCGGGCACTACTTCAGACGATTCGCCGAACAGAACACCACCCTTGATGATTTCCTTTCGATCATGTCGGAGACAAGCGGCATCGACATCGTGGCCTGGAGCCGCCAGTGGCTGGAGACCACCGGCGTCAATACCCTGTTGAGCCGCATCGAAGACGGCAGGCTCATGATCGAGCAGCAGGGCTCGGCCCAGAACGACCTCATCCGGCAGCATGCCATGGAATTCACCGGCTACCGTCAGATCGGCGGCGCGCTCGTCGAAAATGAAACCCACAAGATCATCATCGACGGCAAAACCGCCGAAGCAGAGCTCAAGTCCGACACCGCGTTCGTGATCCTCAATACGCACGACTACGATTACGTGAAAGTGTTTTACAGCCAGGATGCTCTCGCCATCGCCCGCAGGTCACTCCATACCATTGAGGACCCGTTTGCCCGGAGGCTCGTCTGGGGCAGCCTCTGGCAGATGGTGCGCGACAACGCCTTTCCCCCTACCGAATTTATCGAGACGGGCATCGAACTGGCCACGGAAGAAAAGGATCTGTCCATCCTCAACAGCCATATCATCGCGAAAATCAAGGCCGTCGTATCGGCGTACCTGACCGATGAAAACAGAGCGATATGGATGCCGAGGCTCAACACCATGGCCCGCGAGCGCCTGGCCCGGCCTGAAAACAGCGAGCATGAGCAGATCATCTGGTTCGGCCTCCTGCTTGAAACCGCACTCCTCTCCGATGAACTGGATTACCTGCACGCCCTCGTCACAGGGGCCGAATCCATAGCGTCGCTCGATATCGACCAGGAAAAGCGCTGGAACATCATTGCCCGCCTGATGGCCTGCGGCCACAGAGATGCCGAAGAGCTGTTCAGCCACGAAAAAAAGCTGGATAAAAGCGACCTCGGGCAGAAGAAAGCCTTTATGGTGCAGGCATCGAGGCCCGACAGCGCCGAAAAGGAAACCTGCTGGCAGGAGTTTACAGAGAAATCATCCCGCTCCACGGATTTTCTCCGCTACGGCATGAAAGGCTTTCAATGGCGCATGCAGAAGGACCTGCTGGCACCGTATGTCGATCGTTTTTTTGACGCGGTCGAGAATGTCTATTCCAAGCGCGACGTGCACTACGCCGAAGCCTTCGGGCACTTCCTCTTTCCAACGTGGCGTCAAACCCCGGACATGATCGAGAAAATCGAGACCTTTCTGGATGAGAAAGACAAAAACGGCGGCGACTTGCCGGCATTGCTCAGGAAACTGCTCATCGAACAGGCCGACGACCTGAAACGGGTCCTGCCGATCATGGAAAAACAAAGGGGCTAA
- a CDS encoding AbrB/MazE/SpoVT family DNA-binding domain-containing protein: MQKIRVRQKNQITIPLRIAQEADIKPDDVLEISYMNGVVTLVPAGRKGNRRSVMEYAGIAKGAWGKTTGDIEEELRKDRDSWER, translated from the coding sequence ATGCAAAAGATACGAGTCAGACAAAAGAACCAGATCACCATCCCGCTCCGTATTGCGCAAGAAGCCGATATCAAACCGGATGACGTGCTTGAAATCAGCTATATGAATGGTGTTGTAACCTTAGTCCCAGCCGGAAGAAAAGGAAACAGACGGTCTGTTATGGAATATGCCGGGATCGCTAAAGGAGCGTGGGGTAAAACGACCGGGGATATCGAGGAAGAACTGAGAAAGGACAGGGATTCATGGGAAAGGTAG
- a CDS encoding type II toxin-antitoxin system VapC family toxin: MGKVDEVISRMSGHRAYLDTNIFVYFLDRNPDFFDVVRPLIEAIDSGKITGVTGDAAPAETLVKPYRTGNLELVAAIRGFFGTEGFLSMQPHDGETFDLAAQLRGRRGMKFIDALHYATAIRSGCSFFITNDLKTQSDDLLEIISLKELKE, from the coding sequence ATGGGAAAGGTAGATGAAGTCATTTCGAGAATGAGTGGCCATCGGGCATATCTCGATACCAATATCTTTGTCTACTTTCTTGACCGCAATCCAGACTTCTTTGATGTTGTCAGGCCGCTCATCGAAGCTATAGACTCAGGAAAAATTACCGGTGTTACCGGCGATGCCGCTCCTGCGGAAACCCTGGTGAAACCATATCGAACCGGCAACCTTGAACTTGTTGCTGCCATCAGAGGATTTTTCGGAACCGAAGGATTCCTTTCAATGCAACCGCATGACGGCGAAACATTCGATCTTGCAGCGCAATTACGAGGCCGACGCGGCATGAAATTCATCGATGCCCTGCATTACGCAACCGCAATCCGGTCCGGCTGCTCCTTTTTCATCACCAACGACCTCAAAACCCAATCAGACGACCTCCTTGAAATCATCTCCCTCAAGGAGCTGAAAGAGTAA
- a CDS encoding HpcH/HpaI aldolase/citrate lyase family protein: MIFKDITWLDSASIETIEQQLPETVSRRPLTRGLRRSALMVSAHRVNHLNKLDVLAADMAVINLEDGVAPQEKPRARALAALFTAHAREAKTELIVRVNPLGEGGEEDIRLINRAVPDAIRIPKVRTAQEVEQACRLIDPAIRIHLSVETGEALKKLADMRVEERVDTVYLGILDLCADLGLPQSVITPGNPTAGYLLSRFLVDALTAGFYPVSFVHQEYKDLETFEKWCLLERSMGFSSKGCISPGQVELANRVFAPTPEESARAKTIVRCFEEEAKKGNTGFVHEQYGFIDEPVYRGALAVLAATDHEPGGRS, encoded by the coding sequence ATGATTTTCAAAGACATTACCTGGCTGGACAGTGCCAGTATTGAAACGATCGAACAGCAGTTGCCTGAAACTGTTTCCCGGCGTCCCCTGACGCGCGGTCTGCGCCGAAGCGCCCTTATGGTTTCGGCCCATCGGGTCAACCATCTGAACAAACTGGATGTACTGGCAGCTGATATGGCTGTCATCAATCTGGAGGATGGCGTTGCACCGCAAGAGAAGCCCCGCGCTCGTGCTCTGGCTGCGCTGTTTACCGCCCATGCCCGAGAGGCGAAAACGGAACTGATTGTACGGGTCAATCCCTTGGGTGAAGGGGGAGAAGAAGATATCCGGTTGATCAACCGGGCAGTGCCGGACGCAATCCGTATCCCCAAGGTCAGAACCGCTCAGGAAGTCGAACAGGCTTGTCGCCTGATAGATCCTGCGATTCGAATCCATCTCTCTGTCGAGACCGGTGAGGCGCTGAAGAAACTTGCCGATATGAGGGTTGAGGAGCGGGTGGATACGGTCTATCTGGGTATTCTGGATTTATGTGCCGATCTCGGATTGCCCCAGTCGGTGATCACGCCGGGGAACCCAACGGCCGGCTATCTGCTGTCACGCTTTCTGGTGGATGCCCTCACAGCCGGCTTTTATCCGGTATCGTTTGTCCATCAGGAGTACAAGGATCTGGAGACCTTCGAAAAATGGTGCCTCCTGGAACGGAGCATGGGCTTTTCATCCAAAGGCTGTATCTCTCCGGGGCAGGTGGAGCTGGCCAACCGGGTTTTTGCCCCCACGCCAGAGGAAAGCGCGCGAGCAAAAACTATTGTGCGCTGTTTTGAGGAGGAGGCAAAAAAAGGCAATACCGGCTTTGTGCATGAGCAGTACGGGTTTATCGACGAGCCTGTTTACAGAGGAGCATTGGCTGTCCTTGCTGCAACCGATCATGAACCAGGGGGACGTAGTTAA
- a CDS encoding ImmA/IrrE family metallo-endopeptidase, with the protein MTNLEELLKTLTQPLYPFSGSKNATLKERFDQKLIDLNISQHQALKLLNIERKSLVSILDQESKRIDMVNALKLSNFLNLTPKDFIDIYLTEMSSEAIGELEKARKRTFIVNNFDINKLYSIKFIESKNDFDIIENKILKFFGFDSIYEYEDEKHFPLYSRTKRSSNDKMREFWIKSGHQLLEKINNPNEYSRNNLVDLAPKIKPYTNDISKGLYTVAKALYNIGITVIYQPHLPSVQVRGATIIVNNKPCIILTDVWNKYPTLWFTLIHEIYHILYDLDDIKTITYHISDDYDLFLSEEQANQFAKDYLFSEEKHNYILPFIDNHLVLKEFAKKSNIHPSIIYASHCYEQQKKGNSKSWMKYSKHIPNSKEAIKYFNTNPWKKENIDESVLSIKESLYNT; encoded by the coding sequence ATGACAAACCTTGAAGAACTGCTCAAAACACTTACTCAACCCCTTTACCCCTTTAGCGGCAGTAAGAATGCTACACTTAAAGAGCGCTTTGACCAAAAACTTATCGATCTAAACATCTCACAACATCAGGCATTAAAACTTTTAAACATTGAAAGAAAATCTCTAGTCAGTATACTCGACCAAGAGTCTAAACGAATAGACATGGTCAACGCCCTCAAGCTCAGTAACTTTTTAAATCTTACCCCAAAAGATTTTATTGACATTTACTTAACGGAGATGTCTTCAGAGGCAATTGGTGAATTAGAAAAAGCAAGAAAGCGAACATTTATAGTCAATAATTTTGACATAAATAAGCTTTATAGCATAAAATTCATCGAATCAAAAAATGATTTTGACATAATTGAAAACAAAATACTTAAGTTTTTTGGCTTTGATAGTATATATGAATACGAAGATGAAAAACACTTCCCGCTTTATAGCAGAACAAAAAGATCATCTAATGATAAAATGCGGGAATTCTGGATTAAGTCAGGCCATCAGCTTTTAGAAAAAATTAACAACCCTAACGAATACAGCAGAAATAACCTTGTTGATTTAGCTCCAAAAATAAAACCATATACAAATGATATAAGCAAAGGTCTATACACTGTCGCAAAAGCGCTCTATAACATTGGAATAACTGTCATTTATCAACCACACTTGCCATCAGTTCAAGTAAGAGGAGCAACAATAATAGTCAACAACAAACCATGCATAATATTAACTGACGTTTGGAATAAATACCCGACGCTATGGTTTACTCTTATTCATGAAATATATCACATCTTATATGATCTTGACGATATCAAAACCATAACATACCATATATCTGATGATTACGACTTATTTTTGAGCGAGGAACAGGCAAATCAGTTTGCCAAAGATTATTTATTCTCTGAAGAAAAACACAATTACATTTTGCCTTTTATTGACAATCACCTTGTGCTAAAAGAGTTTGCAAAAAAGTCAAATATACACCCAAGCATCATATATGCAAGTCACTGTTATGAACAACAAAAAAAAGGCAACAGTAAATCATGGATGAAATACAGCAAACATATACCTAATTCAAAAGAAGCAATTAAATATTTTAACACAAATCCTTGGAAAAAAGAAAATATTGATGAAAGCGTTTTATCAATAAAAGAATCACTCTACAACACTTAA
- a CDS encoding SUMF1/EgtB/PvdO family nonheme iron enzyme, producing MSELHEISGCDNEDRKADVIFVHGLGGDAFETWTHPDDPNAFWPKWLGEDFPQVGVWSLGYVATKSNVARNSSKNMPLLDLAVELLELLSLDGIGSRPLMFVCHSMGGLLVKHVIRKAFDLQKNNQERRELLSQTKAVFFLATPHSGSELASYADFLARYFASVNRMIAVNVSELQLNSHYLQDLLEWYSNNAVQHGIETKSYTETTKTKIKGPLRKIVVNRSSSDPGVPGFPSIPLPGEDHFSIAIPSDRTKTVYKAARKLLHDYVLSGTPVESPDEQHELRYQHFLDSQLNRDTLFAFFGTRNDHLIPAFVQLDLADAGDVQDEDGLSEEIFRHRSGEEVYSTAEEALVKAIVKKKKVLVIIGEPGGGKTTIIRRYGTNPNLSLSGVETSFKVTYLPLQEMNDKDTEQITLVEMLALFAAPEKIDASWLEGRIQAESSLVLLDGLDEISDDEQRKKVCQWIAKSAKSTTFGKATFVLTSRTKGFRQAEQQALDTKTIRCYAKQFNSKQQKEFLENWFRAGNICDPETEPDMVMSFINGDGRGWLKQIAGIPMMLGFIAFYWERNSGREQGEREKLESRGDLYRETLVQMLAKRDEARNLSPPISAPASMELLKPVALWIQKTCSKESVEKSKFQEKIRKKLKHVPVNEYCQWLVKRAGILDCRSEVLEEDATGEYEFRHKTFREYLAARAICDMDEKAFESYLDNELVPNLGNQWWSEVLLFFIEMAAPSQFSKFILKLFDSQKNDALFAEQLIFLKRLVALATGDPVAPFRELLEKQGLTFNRQWFVLDCLRIIGTSQAVEAAEAFKNTLPDNNENRELRRKAAEVVDFSNLEEGCDIEEKVWQSGIEPGMQYLFFEMRNRQGEQSQQDERLQKGVGHQFFMAKYPVTNRLYRRFIACLEEKLVEEPYSLKRFKDKLQEIASIGIWDGVKYQLLDYLYEKDDQGKKMALTDRFRSRFDEDRRFNDNDQPVVGVSWYDARAYCLWLSLVESKGKEDNLYRLPNEAEWEWAAGGGEREYPWGSKPSPTPDYANYNGSKIESTSPVGSYPKGATPDGLYDMAGNVWEWQENWHDTEKRFSALRGGSWFDVPGSLVCSRRDGSVPGSRGDGSGFRVVRPSPL from the coding sequence ATGAGTGAATTGCATGAAATCTCAGGTTGCGACAATGAAGATCGCAAGGCTGATGTCATCTTTGTGCATGGTTTGGGTGGTGATGCATTCGAGACGTGGACACATCCTGATGATCCAAACGCTTTCTGGCCGAAATGGCTGGGGGAGGATTTTCCCCAAGTTGGTGTCTGGTCGCTTGGGTATGTTGCTACGAAGTCGAATGTCGCAAGGAATTCCAGCAAGAACATGCCGTTGCTCGATCTTGCTGTCGAGTTGCTTGAACTTCTGTCGCTTGACGGGATCGGTTCACGGCCTCTGATGTTTGTCTGCCACAGTATGGGCGGACTGCTGGTGAAACATGTGATTCGAAAAGCTTTTGATCTTCAAAAAAATAACCAGGAAAGGAGAGAACTTCTCAGCCAGACGAAGGCCGTCTTTTTCCTCGCCACTCCGCATTCCGGCTCTGAACTGGCATCTTATGCTGATTTTTTGGCAAGGTATTTTGCTTCGGTGAATCGCATGATTGCAGTGAATGTTTCGGAACTGCAGTTGAACAGTCATTACCTTCAAGACCTGCTTGAGTGGTACAGTAACAATGCTGTACAACACGGTATCGAGACAAAGAGTTATACAGAAACAACTAAGACAAAGATAAAAGGACCGCTTCGTAAGATTGTTGTCAATCGCTCTTCATCTGATCCGGGTGTTCCGGGTTTTCCTTCGATACCATTGCCGGGAGAAGATCACTTCTCAATTGCGATTCCTTCTGATCGGACTAAAACGGTGTACAAAGCTGCCCGGAAACTTCTTCATGACTATGTGCTGTCAGGTACGCCTGTTGAGTCTCCCGATGAGCAGCACGAACTGCGGTACCAGCATTTTCTTGATTCACAGCTAAACCGTGACACCCTGTTCGCTTTTTTTGGGACCCGAAATGATCATCTAATTCCTGCTTTCGTCCAGCTTGATCTTGCCGACGCCGGTGATGTGCAGGACGAGGATGGGCTATCGGAAGAGATTTTCAGGCACAGAAGCGGTGAAGAGGTTTATTCGACGGCTGAAGAGGCTCTGGTAAAGGCGATTGTAAAGAAGAAGAAAGTGCTTGTTATCATCGGCGAACCGGGGGGTGGAAAAACCACGATCATCCGGCGTTACGGTACGAACCCGAACCTTTCTCTTTCAGGTGTCGAAACCTCCTTCAAGGTTACCTACCTGCCGCTACAGGAGATGAACGACAAGGATACCGAACAGATCACTCTGGTGGAGATGCTCGCCTTGTTCGCTGCTCCTGAAAAGATCGATGCATCATGGCTTGAAGGTCGAATTCAGGCAGAGTCAAGCCTGGTTCTGCTCGACGGGCTCGATGAAATCAGCGATGACGAACAGCGGAAGAAGGTCTGTCAATGGATAGCAAAGTCGGCAAAATCCACAACCTTCGGGAAGGCAACGTTTGTTCTCACCAGCCGGACAAAAGGTTTCAGGCAGGCCGAGCAACAAGCCCTTGATACTAAAACCATTCGATGCTACGCCAAGCAGTTCAACTCCAAACAGCAAAAGGAATTTCTCGAAAACTGGTTCAGAGCCGGTAACATCTGCGATCCTGAAACCGAACCTGACATGGTGATGAGCTTCATCAATGGCGATGGCCGGGGGTGGTTGAAGCAAATCGCCGGTATTCCGATGATGCTCGGGTTCATTGCCTTTTACTGGGAACGGAACAGCGGCAGAGAGCAAGGTGAACGAGAAAAGCTGGAAAGTCGTGGTGACCTCTACAGGGAAACGCTTGTCCAGATGCTGGCAAAGAGGGATGAGGCTCGTAACCTTTCTCCACCGATCTCTGCTCCAGCCTCAATGGAACTCCTGAAACCTGTGGCTCTCTGGATTCAGAAGACCTGCAGCAAGGAATCTGTCGAGAAAAGCAAGTTCCAGGAGAAGATCCGGAAAAAGCTGAAGCATGTGCCGGTCAATGAGTATTGCCAGTGGCTGGTCAAAAGAGCAGGGATACTCGACTGCAGATCGGAAGTGCTCGAGGAGGATGCAACAGGCGAGTATGAGTTCCGTCACAAGACCTTTCGCGAATACCTCGCCGCAAGAGCGATCTGCGATATGGATGAGAAAGCATTCGAATCGTACCTTGACAATGAGCTGGTGCCGAATCTTGGGAATCAGTGGTGGAGTGAGGTATTGCTCTTTTTCATTGAGATGGCCGCGCCATCGCAGTTCAGCAAATTCATCCTGAAACTCTTCGACAGCCAGAAGAACGATGCTCTCTTCGCGGAGCAGTTGATCTTTCTGAAACGGCTCGTTGCTCTGGCGACAGGGGATCCTGTCGCACCGTTCCGGGAATTGCTCGAAAAGCAAGGACTGACCTTCAACCGCCAGTGGTTTGTGCTCGACTGCCTGAGAATCATCGGTACCAGTCAAGCGGTCGAAGCAGCTGAGGCATTTAAAAACACTCTTCCTGATAACAATGAAAACCGCGAATTGCGGCGAAAGGCAGCCGAAGTGGTCGATTTTTCTAATCTGGAGGAAGGTTGTGATATTGAAGAAAAAGTCTGGCAGAGCGGCATTGAGCCAGGGATGCAGTATCTGTTTTTCGAAATGAGAAACAGGCAAGGCGAGCAAAGTCAGCAAGACGAGAGGCTTCAGAAAGGGGTGGGGCATCAGTTCTTCATGGCGAAGTATCCGGTAACCAACCGTCTCTATCGGCGTTTTATTGCTTGCCTCGAAGAGAAACTGGTTGAGGAGCCATATTCTTTAAAGCGGTTTAAGGACAAACTTCAGGAAATCGCGAGTATTGGGATCTGGGACGGTGTAAAATATCAGCTTCTTGACTATCTGTACGAGAAGGACGATCAGGGCAAGAAGATGGCGCTTACCGACCGGTTCCGGTCGAGATTTGACGAAGATCGGCGTTTCAACGACAACGACCAACCTGTGGTCGGGGTGAGCTGGTATGATGCCAGGGCCTATTGCCTCTGGCTCTCTCTTGTGGAAAGCAAAGGTAAGGAGGATAATCTTTATCGTTTGCCAAATGAGGCTGAATGGGAATGGGCTGCCGGTGGAGGAGAGCGCGAGTATCCCTGGGGATCGAAACCGTCGCCGACTCCTGACTACGCGAATTACAATGGAAGCAAAATCGAATCCACGTCACCGGTCGGAAGCTATCCAAAAGGGGCGACGCCCGACGGGTTGTACGACATGGCGGGCAATGTGTGGGAATGGCAGGAGAATTGGCATGATACCGAGAAACGCTTCAGTGCCTTGCGCGGCGGCTCGTGGTTCGACGTTCCTGGGAGTCTGGTGTGCTCCCGCCGGGACGGTAGCGTTCCGGGCAGCAGGGGCGACGGCAGCGGTTTTCGAGTTGTTCGCCCCAGTCCTCTTTAA
- a CDS encoding TPM domain-containing protein — MKTKSLYLALLILLFGSSALYGVDVPYLTGRITDNAEILSPEVNRSLSERLKAHEKRTRNQIAVLTIPTLDGESIEDYALRVFESWKLGRKGEDNGVLIVVVPNDRRMRIEVGYGLEGTLTDAMAGRIIQNIMAPRFKNGDFDGSIADGAGAVMELLEGGALPQNAQSTGSTEKSKFFEMEGPDLSITERILLGAFIFGIIGLFTVIGLVTPGFGWFLYLFLIPFWASFPIVVLGSDGAFSLFITYLIGFPVAKLYIRNTDWYRKAQKDLRTKGKAKIGGFTIGSGSSGSSWSSGGSGFSGGGGSSGGGGASGSW; from the coding sequence ATGAAGACGAAATCCTTGTACCTCGCACTCCTGATCCTGCTCTTCGGCAGTTCGGCTCTTTATGGCGTGGATGTTCCCTATCTGACCGGGCGGATCACCGACAACGCTGAAATTCTGTCCCCGGAGGTCAACCGGTCACTGTCGGAGCGGCTGAAAGCGCATGAGAAACGCACCCGAAACCAGATCGCCGTGCTGACGATTCCCACGCTCGACGGGGAGAGCATCGAAGATTACGCTTTGAGGGTCTTCGAGTCATGGAAGCTCGGCCGGAAAGGCGAGGACAACGGCGTTTTGATCGTTGTGGTGCCGAATGACCGGCGGATGCGCATCGAAGTGGGGTACGGTCTCGAAGGAACGCTCACCGATGCAATGGCGGGTCGGATCATTCAAAACATCATGGCTCCCAGATTCAAAAACGGAGACTTTGACGGCAGTATTGCCGATGGTGCGGGCGCCGTGATGGAGCTGCTCGAGGGCGGAGCATTGCCGCAGAACGCGCAGAGCACCGGTTCGACGGAAAAGTCGAAATTCTTTGAGATGGAAGGCCCGGACCTTTCGATCACCGAACGTATTCTCTTGGGGGCCTTTATTTTCGGGATCATCGGACTGTTTACCGTGATCGGCCTGGTTACGCCCGGTTTCGGGTGGTTCCTGTACCTGTTCCTGATACCGTTCTGGGCATCCTTCCCGATCGTTGTCCTGGGCTCGGACGGTGCGTTCAGCCTGTTTATCACCTACCTGATCGGCTTCCCGGTAGCAAAGCTGTATATACGAAACACCGACTGGTATCGGAAAGCTCAAAAAGATCTGCGCACCAAGGGCAAGGCCAAGATCGGAGGCTTTACCATCGGCTCCGGGAGTTCCGGCTCGTCATGGTCCTCAGGCGGATCAGGTTTTTCAGGAGGCGGCGGATCATCCGGCGGCGGAGGTGCGTCGGGGAGTTGGTAG